The following proteins come from a genomic window of Hypanus sabinus isolate sHypSab1 chromosome 9, sHypSab1.hap1, whole genome shotgun sequence:
- the LOC132399642 gene encoding uncharacterized protein LOC132399642 → MRCCAVFALSYLVQVSMSQAALFQSPPIQTVRVGGRAILNCSRDLGMLAFIKWYKRNDQRHLQFIFTVSRFGKAEGRFSGQVDDKSANYSLEIKNVQQTDSGIYFCADQLYGQFGNGSKLVVTAQPPTIFLLAPQADQIARMQLVTLMCLVRGVSSHSLSIRWNISGNTTEGRVDPPIFDPDGGYSVRSRFQIPAESWRSGAVCTCATGQLVSDSVSAQKDSLQLQLCHVLSTGLAATLVFLAVGATTVAIKKYRKERKPVKGETAGKSTTTRRKDRERDIYAQLTIDTN, encoded by the exons ATGAGATGCTGCGCGGTCTTCGCGCTCTCTTACTTAGTGCAAG TTTCTATGTCTCAGGCTGCCTTGTTCCAGTCTCCGCCGATTCAGACCGTCCGTGTCGGAGGTCGAGCCATCTTGAATTGTAGCCGGGACCTCGGTATGCTTGCTTTTATAAAGTGGTATAAACGGAACGACCAAAGGCATCTGCAGTTCATTTTCACGGTGAGCAGATTCGGGAAAGCGGAGGGGAGGTTCTCGGGGCAAGTGGACGACAAATCGGCCAATTACTCCCTGGAGATTAAAAACGTCCAGCAAACTGATTCCGGGATCTACTTCTGCGCAGACCAGCTCTATGGTCAGTTCGGCAATGGATCCAAACTAGTGGTCACAG CACAGCCTCCCACCATATTCCTGTTAGCGCCGCAAGCGGATCAAATTGCCCGAATGCAACTGGTGACATTGATGTGTTTAGTGAGAGGCGTGTCTTCCCACTCGCTGAGCATCCGCTGGAACATATCGGGAAATACCACAGAAGGTCGCGTTGATCCCCCGATATTTGATCCGGACGGAGGCTACAGCGTTAGAAGCCGCTTCCAGATCCCGGCGGAAAGTTGGCGTAGCGGCGCTGTCTGCACTTGCGCCACTGGACAGCTGGTCAGTGACAGTGTCTCCGCTCAGAAAG ACAGCCTGCAGCTCCAACTCTGTCATGTGCTTTCAACTGGCCTGGCGGCGACCCTCGTGTTCCTTGCTGTAGGGGCGACCACTGTGGCCATTAAGAAGTATCGGAAGGAACGCAAACCAG TAAAAGGAGAAACGGCAGGCAAAAGCACCACCACCCGGCGAAAGGATCGAGAACGTGAT ATCTACGCCCAGCTGACGATTGATACTAACTGA